The genomic region CTCCACACTCACAGCAACAGAGAGAACTCTGTGCTGTATTCTGGAGACCTACCAGAAGGAAGATGGTGTTGAGATACCAGAAGTCTTAAGACCATTTATGGGTGGAAAGACCTTCTTACCCTTCAAAAACAAACCGGCCTCCGCTTCAGAAGCAAAGAAGAAGAAGCAGCCTAAAGCTTAAATCCGACTGTGGCATACTTTTGACATTATTAAAAACTTAGATTTAGTACCTGTTTTGATTTATACTACACTTAGAATTTGTTACTAGCTTCTGAAACATTTGATCATTTCTTTTTTACCCTTTTTGCTGGGTTATGAACTATTCTACTTGATTTGAAACACTTAAATCATCGATTGAAGTTCTGGTTCTAGTTCTTGTTTTGGCGATGAACTCGTGTTACTTGTCCCTTGAAATTTTATGGAATATGATTGTATCGATTGGTCCAATAAAATACTTGTGTAAGACGATCTTTCACATATTTATCGTAAATGGGTTCTTTTAATAACAACTTTTACATGATATGGTTATGTATAGATCCGTGTTACAACAACATTGTGTAGAACCGCTTATACAAGACTAACGgttctactccctcctattcagccCAATGTTCCTCTTTCATTATAATActtctcacatatattagagaaaggggaacattaggctgaataggagggagtataattttcgAGTCCCTAAGATGGATCATACATAACAATTAGCATATCAAAATCTGTGTAGTTCTTagaatcatgttctaatagccaTGATACAATCCAATTTATAGATACTAGGCACTTCTTGTACTCCGTATCGTTTATCTTTTCTATGTTTTGTTTATATCAAATCCATCGAGAGTCTAGCCCTTTACTTCACACAGGATTTGAACTAGATGGGCGTGCATCAATGCCTATCGCATTTTCTGTGTCGCCCTGATCCGTCTTTATGCAACCAACTTCCTCCTTTCAGACCGTAGTTACGAATTGACCACTTGTGTCTGGTACTCGAACTTGCACCCTCTTTCTCCAAGTGCATACAATATTGATTAAACGTGTCTATCGAGACATGAAGTTTGTAGTTTAAGGTTGATAGTAGCTTCATCTCTAGGTTGTTCATTTCTGCGCGGCTTATCCCTCCAATTTTCGCAAAATAAGAATTGTCGTAGTGCCTACATTCACAAGACAAATATAAGGTACTCCGTAATATTTAGTTGAGTCCTAAAAATCTCATTCGATCATTTCCGTCTCATCGATAATTGGATTTTCGAAAGTTATGTCGAAAAGTGAGCAACGAATTTGTGCTTAGCGTGGTGTTGGACTGTTGGGCATGCCAACTTTTTTTTTAACATGTTCGCAAAAATTCAAACGTACGTAAGTCGTAAACGTAATCATGTTATAATGGAATTTGATCGATACTTTAAGCCCACCAGGACTCGAGGGGAATGATGGTGTTTTATGAGTACTTTATGACTGTCCTACGTGACTTTAGTCCTTATTGACTGGATGTACACAAAATTTCTGTATACGTACTTTCTAGCTTGGCCACTATCTAACGTTTCTTGAATTGGGGAGACGAGTATGAATTTATAACTCATGATGACTTTGAAATTCAGTGTTATATCTAAAAATTAACCTAGTATTTTCATATATGTATGTAACGAATCATAAAAAATAAATGAGAAACATCAATTGATTTTTTCGATTGTTTATTAGTAATATCGACCCACTAAATAAAAATCAAGTAAATTTTTTTAATAACCCTACATTTTGGGATGGTTGCGAGTCTTACAATCAATCATAAAAACTCAACATTTATAAATATACAAGAACCGTCTTATAAGAAATAAGTCGAAAAACAAATTGGACTACTTGAGTTTAAGAATTCAGGTACTTACTCGTCCTCAAGGAACTTGACAGCAACCAAAACACAAGTGACTAAAAGCCTATGAACATTCAAGGACGTAACATAAGAGCTGGTTTGTTGAATAAACCAGTCCAAGTAAACATAAGCTACAACCAAGCAAGAAGGGCTACATCTCGAGTACTCGAAAACACGGTCGATATACCGTCTAATGCTCAATGTAGGAGCTCTTGTACCATGAAATATAGTTACTATATCTTTTTTTCTTGATCTCTTTAACAACTTTTCATTTGTATGAATGCTTTTTTCTAAAACATTAGACAAAATTGATAGAATTTCAGGAGATTTTCTGACATTAAAGTCATTTATTAAACCTAGTCTAATATAAATGTTTGAATTTATGGTTTTTGTGATATGAGTTTCCATAAATGTAAAGTTTGTTGAAGAGAAAAAAATGTGGATTTTTAGCTCTTGAAGTGGTTTATAAGAAAGGCAAAGAATAGCATTGATTTGGGttgttggaaaaagaaaatggTATACATCATGGAGTACATCTTATCCCTTCTTTTTTTTTAAGCTTTAtgcttttcaattttttttggttaTAAAAGAGGAATCAGTTAGTCTCTTTTAAGACGGATAAAAGTATAAAATAGGTCAAACGATATCTCATTTGCATAGATAGGACAAGCTTATGACTAATATCTAGGCATTCTGTTATTTGTCTTATCTATTTTACATGACCTGATTTATGCTTGAGACGAATActtccgtcttaaacaagaatttgtaaaAGAGGAATAAATTTGTATAATGACGTATGATTGTCCCTATTGCCAATTGGGTTATTGGCTTATAAATGCCCATGTCTACAAAATGTATTAAATGTATTTTGGCTTcttttttattttgtcaaatttgtattttggcttcttttttattttgtcatttggcTATTGGAGACGGAAAAAAAGATTGTACAATTTTCAATATTTATGGGGAAGTCTATTTTCGCGGCGGTCCTTCTCCCTGATCCACGGGATTCTTAAGATTAATAAGAGCAATAGTAATAGTGGTTCTTAGTGTTGTGGTGATCAAATCTAAAATAAAAAGTTCTTCTATTGCAAGTAAAAGGCTATTTTTAATTTTAAGAATTGAGTTGCAAAATAAGAGCTTAGTTGTTCATACACGGGAATTTGATACTTTGAAAAATGTGAAAGATCAATTACTTAGGCTCTGTTGGCAaaattacctgaaaaggtagctgaaaactgaaaaggtaactgataaggtagctgaaaattaggagttgataaggtaactgattatataaaactGTGTTTGGTAAACTAACTGAAAatgtagctgattttggtaaaatgacgtaaaaggatatgaaaattatttaatattatagaataaaggggtacaaaatggaaaataagtcatttcaggtacctgattccTCAAATGCTACCCGagatagcatttcatttcaggtaccttatttgaccaaatatgctacttgccaaacaattgcaaaaaaatcaggtagctgaaattttggtcaaataagttacTTTGGTTAAATAACctacctgaagtgtcgtgtcAAACGGggccttattttatattttttttatttaagaaCTTTATACAAATGTCATCTATTGTAGGCAGCAAAAGTTCTTAAACATTGGAactaataaaatatgatatggcaTAAAAAGAACTTAATATAAAGTTCTTCTATTACTATTGCTCTAATCTTTGTTAAGAAAAATATTGATCGCTTGTACATGTTGTAATCTTGTACAGCTAGTCTCAGttgtgacggacactatccgtcacaagtgagTGACGGGTCATCCCCTCTCACATAAATTCAAGTGGGAAGCAAGTGGGGCGCTCCATTTTCGCCCCACTTATATTTGTGTGAAAGGAAAATAACTCGTCACTCACTTGTGACGGACAGACGTCACAAGTGAGAATTTGTGAATCTTGTATGCAAGAGTTGGTCCACTTATTTAATTGAtaggagatgggaaaataaatACTCCTACAAAGCtatagacctggcaaaatcaacccgacccgattggcccgacccaaaaaggatgacccgagacccgaaatcgacCCAAATTGTTgaacccgaatgacacccgaagcccgaagtgacctgacccgacccgaaaatgacccgagctttcatggacccgtaacagacccgacccgaaatgaccaacccgaaaccactcaacccgaaaatgacccgacaaaatataactttatttgaccctaatagacttgaaatgcctctcttctcttaatctttgacccgaaaatggcctgacccgaattaacccgacccgcttgacccgaaacacaccggaccaacaaacccgaaatagacccgtaacccgaaataaactgacccgatccgaactaacccgaaaagttgagaaacccgaaatgacccgacccaaactggcccgacccgaacccgacccggttgacccgtttgccaggtctacaAAGCTACGAGTATTTATTTGGAAGTTTGTCAAAAATCCAAGATATTTATATTATGATTTTTATCTACAAtgtggatatatatatatatttcgaTGATCTTTTGCACAAAATCACATTCCAAGCGACGTTAAACAAAGCAAGATCTTGTAATATCGCACTTGCACATTCGATCCATGGCTAGCTGCCAAAGCACTTCATACAAAATCACCATACCTtggaaaaaaaacaaataaaaaaaaccgAAATAACATGAGAAAAAATTCACGGATATGATTTAAATTTGTTGGGGAAGCGTCCTGTAAACCCGGTGCGGGAAGAATCTCACCCAACAACGATACTACGAAGGAAAACACACAACGAACGTAAGTAAGAGCGAATAAAGTGACACCACAATTTCTCACGTGGAAACCCTTCTCATCTCAACTAAGGGAAAAACCACGGCTCTCTCGACAAATTAATTCACTAATAAGAAATTACAAAGTTCATAAGTACAATCACTCACACTAGTATTGTCACTTTCTCTCAAACTTTGCCTCACTCTTATTATATCTAATGGATATTGAACACTCTATTTTCTCTCCTTAAGAACAATAAGTATTCTCACCAAATTATATTAATTTGCTTCTCTCTTTTTTGTGTGTACAAAACTATTAGCACCAATTGCCTTTTATACTACACATTCTCAAAACTTATAATATGTTATTAATTGTTCTCATTAAAACAATTCAATAACCTCTAATGCATTATATGTTCCATCTTGCAAAACGTACACACTTTATGTATATGCATTTGGAAACATCAATACATTTTATTTCACCATttaattgttggagtttttgggaGATTAATCCAACAAAATTTTATTGTTTTCATACCAGAACAAACATTGAACATCAGCCTCTAGTCTTTCTCCCGTAGGTTTCGTTAACATTGCACATCAACCTCTTAGTCTTCCTTCTGCAAGTTTTGTTATTTGGCAATTTACAAGAATCTAAATGGAAC from Silene latifolia isolate original U9 population chromosome 3, ASM4854445v1, whole genome shotgun sequence harbors:
- the LOC141647323 gene encoding cyclin-U1-1-like yields the protein METHITKTINSNIYIRLGLINDFNVRKSPEILSILSNVLEKSIHTNEKLLKRSRKKDIVTIFHGTRAPTLSIRRYIDRVFEYSRCSPSCLVVAYVYLDWFIQQTSSYVTSLNVHRLLVTCVLVAVKFLEDEHYDNSYFAKIGGISRAEMNNLEMKLLSTLNYKLHVSIDTFNQYCMHLEKEGASSSTRHKWSIRNYGLKGGSWLHKDGSGRHRKCDRH